One Solanum lycopersicum chromosome 4, SLM_r2.1 DNA window includes the following coding sequences:
- the AO gene encoding ascorbate oxidase precursor (The RefSeq protein has 1 substitution compared to this genomic sequence) produces MVEHDFHQQTQSLVKLVVLVCLLFLSASISVEARIRHYQWEVKYEYKSPDCFKKLSISINGKTPGPTIVAQQGDTVVVEVKNSLLTENLAIHWHGIRQIGTPWADGTEGVTQCPIVPGDTFIYKFVVDRAGTYLYHAHYGMQRQAGLQGMMRVSLPDGVLEPFSYDHDRSILLTDWYHKSTYEQATGLASLPFSWVGEPQSILIHGRGRFNCSIPTIDPTLCNATNPQCTPYSMTVVPGKTYRLRIGSLTALSALSFEIEGHNMTVVEADGHYVEPFVVKNLFIYSGETYSVLIKADQDPTRNYWASTKVVSRNNTTPNGLGIFNYYPNHPRRYPPTVPPSGPRWDDVAPRMAQSVAIKSHRDFIHAPPLTSDRVIVMLNTQNRVNGYVRWSVNNVSFNMPHTPYLIALKHNLLHAFEQTPPPDNYDQKNYDIFNIAPNVNATTSNSIYRLKFNTTVDIILQNANTMNLNNSETHPWHLHGHDFWVMGYGNGKFNQSIDPKNYNFVNPIMKNTIPVHPYGWTALRFRADNPGVWAFHCHIESHFFMGMGVVFEEGIEKVGKLPTSIMGCGESKRFHRP; encoded by the exons ATGGTTGAGCATGATTTTCATCAACAAACTCAAAGTTTAGTTAAGTTGGTGGTACTTGTATGTTTGTTATTTCTATCTGCTAGTATTTCAGTTGAAGCGCGAATTCGTCATTATCAATGGGAagttaaatatgaatataaatccCCAGATTGTTTCAAAAAACTCTCTATTAGCATCAATGGTAAAACTCCAGGACCTACTATTGTTGCTCAACAAGGTGACACTGTTGTTGTTGAAGTTAAAAATAGCTTGTTAACTGAAAATCTTGCTATTCATTGGCATGGAATTAGACAG ATTGGAACACCATGGGCTGATGGAACAGAAGGAGTGACACAATGTCCTATTGTGCCAGGGGATACTTTTATATACAAATTTGTTGTTGATAGg GCTGGAACATATTTGTACCATGCTCATTATGGTATGCAAAGACAAGCAGGACTACAAGGAATGATGAGAGTATCATTACCTGATGGAGTTTTAGAGCCATTTTCATATGATCATGATAGGAGTATTCTTCTCACTGATTGGTACCACAAGAGCACTTATGAACAAGCAACTGGTCTTGCTTCATTGCCTTTTTCTTGGGTTGGAGAACCTCAG tCAATCTTGATTCATGGAAGAGGAAGATTCAATTGTTCTATTCCGACCATAGATCCTACTCTTTGTAATGCTACAAATCCTCAATGTACACCTTATTCAATGACTGTGGTTCCTGGCAAGACTTATAGGCTTAGAATTGGCAGCTTGACTGCTCTTTCAGCTCTAAGTTTTGAAATTGAG GGGCATAACATGACAGTTGTTGAGGCAGACGGTCACTATGTGGAGCCATTTGTGGTAAAAAATCTGTTCATTTATTCTGGAGAAACATACTCAGTCCTAATTAAAGCTGATCAAGACCCTACAAGAAATTATTGGGCAAGTACAAAAGTTGTCAGCAGGAATAATACTACTCCAAATGGTTTGGGTATTTTCAATTATTACCCAAACCATCCTAGGAGATATCCTCCTACTGTACCACCCTCGGGGCCACGTTGGGATGACGTTGCCCCCAGGATGGCTCAGAGTGTTGCTATCAAGTCCCACAGAGATTTCATCCATGCCCCTCCTCTGACATCGGACAGGGTCATAGTCATGCTCAACACACAAAATAGGGTGAACGGGTATGTACGTTGGTCAGTCAACAACGTCTCATTCAACATGCCCCATACGCCTTACCTGATCGCCCTTAAACACAACTTGTTACATGCTTTCGAGCAAACCCCTCCTCCGGACAACTATGACCAAAAGAATTACGACATCTTCAATGTCGCGCCAAATGTGAATGCTACAACTAGCAACTCGATTTATCGATTGAAGTTCAACACAACAGTGGACATCATATTGCAAAATGCCAACACAATGAACCTAAACAACAGTGAGACACATCCTTGGCATTTACATGGACATGACTTTTGGGTCATGGGCTATGGTAATGGCAAGTTTAACCAATCTATTGATCCAAAGAATTACAACTTTGTGAACCCAATAATGAAAAACACAATCCCAGTCCATCCTTATGGATGGACCGCATTGCGATTTCGGGCCGATAATCCAGGAGTTTGGGCCTTCCATTGCCATATTGAGTCACATTTCTTCATGGGAATGGGAGTTGTATTTGAAGAAGGAATTGAGAAAGTTGGCAAATTGCCTACTTCTATTATGGGCTGTGGAGAAAGTAAAAGGTTCCACAGGCCTTAA